Proteins found in one Ptychodera flava strain L36383 chromosome 3, AS_Pfla_20210202, whole genome shotgun sequence genomic segment:
- the LOC139129232 gene encoding uncharacterized protein, protein MTENQDPKVKKEPVDDYGATSGLSGKELAENLLHQKEILQLKLNLYKQEQANHTQHLERERMRLDAEKQRFELEKAKREIELKAEREQREHDLKMKELDVQQAKAKSPDTDREFNDWTAKLPQFKEGDNVDTHLRTFERLARTYSWPKKIWPKKLAPTLVGKAQEAYSRLREDDALDYDKVKVAILRKYELTRESYRVKFRACKHTDEETFCMWGDIVADTFDRWMETSGVPSLSGEEKYERLRELFMEQLVEGVPKQMQTYLKERDPENYKELVKLGETYKSAHSGAASDQTERKRGFKSFNNKNKQQKGEGKKFDNSSQSGEKSKPSAACYTCGKTGHLARNCPEQKSDKNAGSAKTKVVGHVKSQDDKGYDIWAEFGNDYLLGRNTYIGCLDGKPVSIQRDRLLSNFDNARGRTTI, encoded by the coding sequence ATGACAGAAAACCAAGACCCTAAAGTTAAAAAAGAGCCTGTCGATGATTATGGCGCAACAAGTGGTTTAAGTGGAAAAGAATTAGCTGAAAACCTGTTGCATCAAAAAGAAATTCTTCAGCTCAAATTGAATCTGTATAAACAGGAGCAGGCAAATCACACGCAGCATTTAGAGAGAGAACGCATGCGTCTAGATGCAGAAAAACAAAGATTTGAGCTGGAAAAAGCGAAACGAGAGATTGAACTAAAGGCAGAAAGGGAACAGCGCGAAcacgatttgaaaatgaaagaattagaTGTACAACAAGCGAAAGCAAAGTCGCCTGATACGGATCGTGAGTTCAATGATTGGACTGCTAAGCTCCCTCAGTTCAAGGAAGGTGACAATGTGGACACACATTTGCGTACATTCGAGAGGCTAGCTCGAACGTACAGTTGGCCTAAGAAGATTTGGCCAAAGAAATTAGCTCCGACTCTTGTAGGTAAGGCCCAGGAGGCATATTCTAGGTTGAGAGAAGACGATGCCCTAGATTATGATAAGGTCAAAGTTGCTATACTTAGGAAGTATGAGCTCACCAGAGAGTCATACAGAGTTAAATTCAGAGCTTGCAAACATACAGATGAGGAGACATTCTGTATGTGGGGTGATATTGTTGCCGATACTTTTGACCGCTGGATGGAAACAAGTGGGGTTCCGTCTTTAAGTGgtgaagaaaaatatgaacGGTTACGTGAACTATTTATGGAGCAATTAGTTGAGGGCGTGCCCAAGcaaatgcaaacatatttgaagGAAAGAGATCCTGAAAACTATAAGGAGTTAGTAAAACTTGGTGAGACTTATAAGTCTGCACATTCTGGCGCTGCTAGCGATCAGACTGAGCGGAAGCGgggtttcaaaagttttaacaataaaaataagcaGCAAAAGGGTGAGGGAAAGAAGTTTGATAACTCATCTCAGAGTGGTGAGAAGTCAAAGCCCTCAGCTGCGTGTTATACTTGTGGGAAAACTGGTCATTTGGCAAGAAATTGTCCCGAACAAAAGTCTGATAAAAATGCAGGTTCAGCAAAGACAAAGGTCGTTGGCCATGTCAAAAGTCAGGATGACAAAGGCTATGATATTTGGGCTGAATTTGGTAACGATTATCTACTTGGGAGAAATACTTACATTGGGTGTTTAGACGGTAAACCAGTGAGTATACAGAGGGACAGGTTGTTGTCAAACTTTGATAACGCCAGAGGCCGTACAACAATCTAA
- the LOC139129233 gene encoding uncharacterized protein translates to MGVWKGIPKDVLLGEDALALQDRRALVVTRRQKKAQDEREAIVKQNELASGVRAIPVEELPTLSEAEESDDDFDEEVESSEKDNLNDLKADDVNSESECNDTSHDASALDEPFDETSSDLSDISDDEESDDVTSKVSKNISTGLKCQQEYAEILRLDRDKLRELQSADLTLAKVREHADANQSSENQTGFFWHEKLLYRKWISSHKVREVRQIVVPAECRNALLRVSHDIPLSGHLGIEKTKQRLLQYYYWPGIFKDVAEYCRTCSPCQKSARRRASEKAPLISMPIINIPFELIAMDIVGPLKRTRRGNKFILVIVDYATRYPEALAMPDQEAETVATALIEVFSRMGLPGEILTDQGTNFMSRLMTDMCAKLKISKIRTSPYHAQGNGLTERFNGTLKAMLQRFVAEDPKEWDRYLPYLLFAYREVPQASTGFSPFELMYGRSIRGPLAVIKDQWTEKSSQEENLAQYVITMRERLADMRKIVKKNMEKAQARQKRWYDRGARKRSFKNGDKVLVLLPSSTHKLSAQWQGPFTVVRKVSNVDYEIERGGRRKPKRVYHINMLRAWKERNKPVYFVDTVDAVCNKDIENSMYFTPEDQSTETWRDVVEHDVITTGETPICQKPYRLPQAAKQTVKEELQKMLKAGIITESKSPYASPLVLVKKKQGGVRFCVDYRGLNKVTVSDAYPMPRPDELIEEIGGSNYISTIDLTKGYWQIPLSKRAREKSAFITPFGLYEFTVMPFGMKNAPATFQRLMDKTFNQPREKAYMDDLGPHDHSWEDHVKHLRSIFERLRSCKLTARPTKCYLGGSEVSFIGYGAGSGKIKPMADKVNAVVNYPTPVTKRDVRSFLGLAGYYRKFIPNFSDIATPLTELTCKNSPANVQWTQSCVDAFQKLKDALASSPVLAVPDYNKPFVVQTDASDHGIGAVLCQYDDKGEEHPVQYISRKLLPRERNYPTIERECLAIVWAVEALNPYLYGREFTVQTDHNPLVWLDKCVVKIVGCCDGV, encoded by the exons ATGGGGGTATGGAAAGGTATACCCAAGGACGTTCTGCTAGGTGAGGACGCGCTTGCCTTGCAGGATCGCCGTGCATTAGTGGTCACAAGACGTCAAAAGAAAGCGCAGGACGAGCGCGAGGCTATAGTTAAGCAAAATGAATTGGCGTCTGGCGTGAGAGCAATACCTGTTGAGGAATTGCCGACTCTCAGTGAAGCGGAAGAAAGTGATGATGACTTCGATGAGGAAGTAGAATCATCTGAGAAA GACAATTTAAACGATTTGAAAGCGGATGATGTAAACAGTGAGAGTGAGTGTAATGATacctcccatgatgcatcagcccTTGACGAGCCGTTTGATGAGACTTCATCAGATCTGAGTGACATCAGTGATGACGaggaaagtgatgacgtcacttcAAAAGTGTCCAAGAATATTTCCACTGGATTAAAATGTCAGCAGGaatatgctgaaatattaaGATTAGATCGGGATAAGTTAAGAGAACTTCAATCGGCGGATCTTACTCTTGCAAAGGTGCGAGAGCATGCAGATGCAAATCAATCATCGGAAAATCAAACTGGATTTTTCTGGCACGAGAAATTATTGTATCGTAAGTGGATTTCTTCACATAAGGTGCGTGAAGTTAGACAAATTGTAGTACCGGCGGAATGTCGCAATGCATTGTTAAGAGTGTCACATGACATACCTCTGTCAGGACACCTTGGCATTGAAAAGACTAAACAAAGGCTGCTACAATACTATTATTGGCCCGGTATTTTTAAGGATGTTGCAGAATACTGCAGGACTTGTAGTCCATGTCAAAAATCTGCAAGACGGAGAGCGTCTGAGAAAGCGCCTCTTATTTCGATGCCTATTATAAATATACCGTTTGAGTTAATTGCAATGGACATTGTGGGTCCATTGAAAAGAACTCGACGAGGaaataagtttattttagtCATCGTGGATTATGCGACTCGGTATCCAGAGGCTTTGGCTATGCCAGACCAGGAAGCCGAGACTGTTGCGACAGCGTTGATCGAAGTTTTTAGTCGGATGGGACtacctggtgaaattttgacagatcaGGGTACAAACTTCATGTCACGCCTTATGACGGATATGTGTGCGAAGTTGAAGATCTCAAAAATTCGTACTTCACCATATCACGCACAAGGCAATGGATTAACGGAACGTTTTAACGGAACGCTCAAGGCCATGTTGCAACGTTTCGTAGCGGAAGACCCGAAGGAGTGGGACCGATATTTGCCGTACCTTCTTTTTGCGTACAGAGAAGTACCGCAAGCGAGTACCGGTTTCTCACCTTTCGAGCTAATGTATGGTCGAAGTATAAGAGGACCACTCGCTGTGATCAAGGATCAGTGGACTGAGAAAAGTTCACAGGAGGAAAACTTGGCGCAATACGTAATAACGATGCGAGAAAGGCTTGCCgacatgagaaaaattgtcaaaaagaacaTGGAAAAAGCCCAAGCACGACAAAAACGGTGGTATGATAGGGGAGCAAGGAAACGTTCTTTTAAGAACGGTGATAAAGTACTTGTACTCTTACCTTCCTCCACGCATAAGTTGAGTGCTCAGTGGCAAGGACCATTCACTGTGGTGAGGAAAGTCTCAAACGTTGATTACGAAATTGAGCGAGGTGGCCGTAGAAAACCAAAGCGggtttatcatatcaatatgCTGAGAGcatggaaagaaagaaataaaccggtgtattttgttgacactGTTGATGCTGTGTGCAACAAGGACATAGAAAACTCTATGTACTTCACACCGGAGGATCAGAGCACAGAGACTTGGAGAGATGTA GTAGAACACGATGTGATAACCACTGGCGAAACGCCAATTTGTCAGAAACCATATCGTCTACCGCAGGCAGCTAAACAGACAGTTAAAGAGGAActgcagaaaatgctgaaagctGGAATTATCACTGAATCAAAGAGTCCCTATGCCTCGCCTCTCGTTTTAGTCAAGAAGAAACAGGGCGGAGTTCGATTCTGCGTTGATTATAGAGGTCTAAATAAGGTCACGGTATCTGACGCATATCCGATGCCTAGACCAGATGAATTGATTGAGGAAATCGGCGGATCGAATTATATATCGACGATCGATCTCACGAAGGGATATTGGCAAATTCCCTTGAGCAAACGTGCTCGGGAGAAGTCTGCCTTTATCACTCCTTTTGGACTGTATGAGTTTACTGTTATGCCATTTGGGATGAAAAATGCGCCAGCAACTTTTCAGAGGTTAATGGATAAGACATTTAATCAGCCAAGAGAAAAAGCATATATGGATGACTTGGGTCCACATGATCATTCATGGGAAGATCATGTTAAACACCTGCGTAGCATATTTGAGAGGTTACGTAGTTGTAAACTAACTGCTAGACCAACGAAGTGCTATCTTGGTGGCAGTGAGGTTTCTTTCATTGGTTACGGTGCTGgaagtggaaaaataaaacctatGGCAGATAAGGTTAATGCTGTTGTCAATTATCCAACACCAGTGACAAAGCGTGATGTCAGATCATTTTTAGGATTAGCAGGATACTACAGGAAGTTTATCCCAAATTTCTCTGACATTGCGACCCCATTGACTGAGCTGACATGTAAAAATAGCCCAGCCAATGTTCAATGGACTCAGAGCTGTGTTGATGCTTTCCAGAAGCTGAAAGATGCTTTAGCATCATCACCAGTTCTGGCAGTTCCAGATTATAATAAGCCGTTTGTGGTGCAGACAGACGCATCTGACCATGGTATTGGTGCGGTTTTGTGTCAGTATGATGACAAGGGAGAGGAACATCCGGTTCAGTATATTAGCCGAAAACTCCTCCCCAGGGAGAGAAATTACCCAACTATAGAAAGAGAGTGTTTAGCCATTGTTTGGGCTGTGGAAGCTTTGAATCCTTACTTGTACGGGAGAGAGTTTACAGTTCAAACAGATCACAATCCGTTGGTTTGGTTAGACAAATGTGTAGTAAAAATCGTAGGTTGTTGCGATGGAGTTTAA